In Nonomuraea muscovyensis, one genomic interval encodes:
- a CDS encoding GntR family transcriptional regulator, which translates to MTLPLRPVSAVGALADALRRRVLSGEIAPGTPLPEQEIAAAYGVARPTVREALATLVHEGLLRRERNRSAYVPEVTLDDLDDLMYVRRPLEDLMAQAVAGRRVPAAEAALARMDALPVGAAWAESVSEHMALHQALIEAVGSPRLERLYGALAAETRLGLVRLREVYTDRDVLVHEHRELLDTIADGPVEAARAAVAAHLSHAWGGDAPS; encoded by the coding sequence GTGACGTTGCCGCTCAGACCCGTCTCCGCCGTCGGCGCGCTCGCCGACGCGCTGCGCCGCAGAGTGCTCTCCGGTGAGATCGCGCCGGGCACTCCGCTGCCCGAGCAGGAGATCGCGGCCGCGTACGGCGTGGCCAGGCCGACGGTCCGCGAGGCGCTGGCCACGCTCGTCCACGAGGGCCTGCTCAGGCGCGAGCGCAACCGCAGCGCGTACGTCCCGGAGGTCACGCTCGACGACCTGGACGACCTGATGTACGTGCGCCGCCCGCTGGAGGACCTGATGGCCCAGGCGGTGGCCGGGCGGCGGGTGCCCGCCGCGGAGGCGGCGCTCGCCCGGATGGACGCGCTGCCGGTCGGCGCCGCCTGGGCGGAGAGCGTGTCCGAGCACATGGCGCTGCACCAGGCACTGATCGAGGCGGTGGGCAGCCCGCGGCTGGAGCGCCTCTACGGCGCGCTCGCCGCCGAGACCCGGCTCGGGCTGGTCCGCCTGCGCGAGGTCTACACCGACCGCGACGTGCTCGTGCACGAGCACCGGGAGCTGCTCGACACGATCGCCGACGGCCCCGTCGAGGCGGCCCGGGCGGCGGTGGCGGCGCACCTGAGCCACGCGTGGGGCGGCGACGCGCCGTCCTGA
- a CDS encoding DMT family transporter has protein sequence MKNGPLAVVAAAVLWGTAGTAGLLVSADSIALAAARLVIGGAALALFAGRGVLRVLRPGLLLAAVAVAAYQLCFFAAVGRTGVAIGTVVAIGSGPVFTGLLSWALHGERPSRRWALATTAAVSGCAALIVGGGAQAGGQVVSGVLLALLGGLIYAFYAVTAARAISAGAPSGAVMGVLFGGAAVIMLPILAWRGGAWLAEPRGLLAVLYLGLAATALAYFLYGRGLRTTPVATAATLALAEPAVAAVLGLLVLGERLTPLSVAGLVLLAISLVAVAVPERGPVPERGPVPERGPVLERGPVPEHGAVTERGPVLEHEAVLEHEAVPEHEAVPGRGAAPERRRREAEAARGGEGR, from the coding sequence ATGAAGAACGGACCCCTGGCCGTCGTGGCCGCCGCCGTGCTCTGGGGCACGGCCGGCACCGCCGGGCTGCTCGTCTCCGCCGACTCGATCGCCCTGGCCGCCGCCAGGCTCGTCATCGGGGGCGCCGCGCTGGCGCTCTTCGCCGGGCGCGGCGTCCTGCGGGTGCTGAGGCCCGGCCTGCTGCTCGCCGCCGTGGCCGTCGCGGCCTACCAGCTCTGCTTCTTCGCGGCGGTCGGCCGCACCGGCGTGGCCATCGGCACGGTGGTCGCGATCGGCAGCGGCCCGGTGTTCACCGGCCTGCTGTCGTGGGCGCTGCACGGCGAGCGGCCGAGCCGGCGCTGGGCGCTGGCGACCACGGCGGCCGTCTCCGGATGCGCGGCGCTGATCGTCGGCGGTGGCGCGCAGGCGGGCGGGCAGGTGGTCTCCGGGGTGCTGCTCGCCCTGCTGGGCGGCCTCATCTACGCCTTCTACGCGGTCACCGCGGCCCGCGCCATCTCCGCCGGCGCGCCATCGGGCGCCGTGATGGGCGTGCTGTTCGGCGGCGCCGCGGTCATCATGCTGCCGATCCTCGCCTGGCGTGGCGGGGCGTGGCTCGCCGAGCCCCGCGGCCTGCTCGCCGTCCTCTACCTGGGCCTGGCCGCCACCGCCCTGGCCTATTTCCTGTACGGGCGGGGCCTGCGCACCACCCCGGTGGCCACGGCGGCCACGCTCGCCCTGGCCGAGCCGGCCGTCGCCGCGGTGCTCGGCCTGCTCGTGCTCGGCGAACGCCTGACGCCGCTCTCCGTGGCGGGCCTGGTCCTGCTCGCGATCAGCCTGGTGGCGGTGGCCGTACCCGAGCGCGGGCCCGTACCCGAGCGCGGGCCCGTACCCGAGCGCGGGCCCGTACTCGAGCGCGGGCCTGTACCCGAGCACGGAGCCGTTACCGAGCGCGGGCCCGTACTTGAGCACGAGGCCGTACTTGAGCACGAGGCCGTACCTGAGCACGAGGCCGTACCCGGGCGTGGGGCCGCGCCGGAGCGGCGGCGGCGGGAGGCCGAGGCCGCCCGTGGCGGCGAGGGGCGTTAG